From the Planktothrix serta PCC 8927 genome, one window contains:
- a CDS encoding BrnT family toxin, producing the protein MQFEWDVNKNAQNLKKHGISFEEAQEIFDGLVFTAIDERFDYGEEIREISIGAIQGVVIVTVVHTERSGIIRIISARKATRQERETYYDYLAKTT; encoded by the coding sequence ATGCAGTTTGAATGGGATGTAAACAAAAATGCCCAAAATCTCAAAAAACATGGTATTAGCTTTGAAGAAGCTCAAGAAATATTTGACGGACTTGTTTTTACCGCCATTGATGAACGTTTTGATTACGGCGAAGAAATTCGAGAAATTAGTATCGGTGCAATACAGGGTGTTGTTATCGTGACCGTAGTGCATACTGAAAGAAGTGGAATCATCCGAATCATATCTGCAAGAAAAGCTACTCGTCAAGAAAGAGAAACCTATTATGACTATCTCGCCAAAACGACTTAA
- a CDS encoding BrnA antitoxin family protein, with the protein MTISPKRLKELENLPENAIDTSDIPELDANFWEKAKLVKPITKKAISLRVDSDVLDWFKSQGKGYQSMMNTVLRSYFEHEVNTTKE; encoded by the coding sequence ATGACTATCTCGCCAAAACGACTTAAAGAGTTAGAAAATCTCCCAGAAAATGCGATTGACACATCAGATATACCTGAATTAGATGCCAATTTTTGGGAAAAAGCTAAACTCGTTAAACCGATTACTAAAAAAGCCATTTCTTTAAGAGTTGATAGTGATGTTTTAGATTGGTTCAAAAGCCAAGGAAAAGGCTATCAATCGATGATGAATACCGTACTGCGCTCTTATTTTGAACATGAGGTGAACACGACTAAAGAATAA
- a CDS encoding type II toxin-antitoxin system RelE/ParE family toxin, translated as METQPREIQRYVTPDSKIPFDQWYYSLRDRKTQAKINLRLERVKLGNLGDYRSVGEGVYEFKINYGPGYRIYFGQIGLKVVLLLCGGDKSTQKQNIRQAQEYWKDYDKRENTNQ; from the coding sequence ATGGAAACCCAACCCAGGGAGATTCAACGTTATGTTACACCCGATAGTAAAATTCCTTTTGATCAATGGTACTATTCCCTTCGAGATCGTAAAACTCAAGCTAAAATAAATTTAAGACTTGAGCGAGTTAAATTAGGTAATTTAGGAGATTATCGATCAGTTGGAGAAGGAGTTTATGAATTTAAAATCAATTATGGCCCAGGTTATCGAATTTATTTTGGTCAAATTGGATTAAAAGTTGTACTGCTCTTATGCGGGGGAGATAAAAGCACTCAAAAGCAAAATATTCGTCAAGCTCAGGAGTATTGGAAAGACTATGACAAACGTGAAAATACAAACCAGTAA
- a CDS encoding type II toxin-antitoxin system VapC family toxin: protein MKTLFVDTFYWVALINVADSWHQSVRDYSRNLNNIQLVTTEEVLTETINFFASFPSPMKKAVFQLITQVIADQNIIVIPQSHESFIAGLELFSQRFDKGYSLTDCISMVTMNQLNITEVLTHDKHFQQEGFIIVFKQS from the coding sequence ATGAAAACTCTTTTTGTCGATACGTTTTATTGGGTCGCTTTAATTAATGTGGCTGACTCATGGCATCAGTCCGTTAGAGATTATAGTCGCAATCTTAATAATATTCAATTGGTAACAACAGAAGAAGTATTAACAGAAACAATTAATTTTTTTGCCTCCTTTCCATCCCCTATGAAAAAAGCAGTTTTTCAGTTAATTACCCAAGTTATCGCTGATCAGAATATAATTGTTATTCCTCAAAGCCATGAATCTTTTATAGCAGGTTTAGAGTTATTTAGTCAACGATTTGATAAAGGATACAGTTTAACAGATTGTATTTCTATGGTAACGATGAATCAACTTAATATTACGGAAGTTTTAACCCATGATAAGCACTTTCAACAAGAAGGTTTTATCATTGTATTTAAGCAGAGTTGA
- a CDS encoding DUF262 domain-containing protein, with amino-acid sequence MKATETTLRNLLEGTKQFQIPLFQRPYSWTTENWENLWEDLMKLYTNEVEGSYFVGAIVTQGILGTADGISPFLVIDGQQRLITLTVLLAAIRQYLLKDKTPTIKDKNQKLAGELYDKILTNQYKEGEDFYKVLPTQGDQETYQSIVTATKEKEMKKEGMIYQCYNFFKGKLKKPHQEEGLALDLAKFKTVILERLILVNITSDEQDNPYLIFESLNYKGEELTQADLVRNYIFMKLPRQKREEIYQNKWLRLENQFKANVAPKEYASELTTAFWFYLRKDGEAVNEKEVYKVIKNRFDNAPNEIESKLEEIIQFIKYYQRLKFYHKESEGKLRYWFEQLMRLDFTTCHIFLLNVYHEYEEEKLSLEQFETILRYLESYFVRRWFADVSTKSLGKVFNNLYKEVQAANPDDLVKGLQTVLCGYEKEKIWPSDEDFRKKIITKSLYSSKNSDRIKLILESLNSTLSKEKVDPDNLTIEHIMPQTLTPEWEKMLGNNCSQVKKELLHTLGNLTLTAYNTQLSNSSFTVKKTWYRTSNVSLNKYFEDIVDWNADEIKARADKLADIAIKVWPR; translated from the coding sequence ATGAAAGCTACAGAAACAACTCTTAGGAATCTATTAGAAGGTACTAAACAATTCCAAATTCCCCTTTTTCAAAGACCCTACTCTTGGACTACAGAAAACTGGGAAAATCTTTGGGAAGATCTGATGAAACTTTATACTAATGAAGTAGAAGGTTCATATTTTGTGGGGGCTATTGTTACTCAGGGAATACTTGGAACAGCAGATGGTATATCTCCTTTTCTAGTTATTGATGGGCAACAACGCTTGATTACTCTCACTGTTTTATTAGCTGCTATTCGTCAGTATTTGTTAAAAGATAAAACTCCAACAATTAAGGATAAAAATCAAAAACTTGCTGGAGAGTTGTATGATAAAATTTTAACCAATCAATATAAAGAAGGTGAAGATTTTTACAAGGTATTACCAACTCAAGGAGATCAGGAAACTTATCAAAGCATTGTCACAGCCACAAAAGAGAAAGAAATGAAAAAAGAAGGCATGATATACCAATGTTATAATTTTTTCAAAGGGAAACTTAAAAAACCCCATCAAGAAGAAGGTTTGGCACTAGATTTAGCAAAATTCAAGACTGTTATTTTAGAACGTTTAATTCTAGTTAATATTACTTCCGATGAGCAAGATAATCCGTATCTGATTTTTGAAAGTTTAAATTATAAGGGAGAAGAACTAACTCAAGCTGACTTAGTGCGTAACTATATTTTCATGAAATTGCCCCGTCAGAAACGAGAAGAAATATATCAGAATAAATGGTTGCGTCTTGAAAATCAATTCAAGGCTAATGTAGCTCCAAAAGAATATGCGAGTGAATTAACAACTGCATTTTGGTTTTATTTGCGTAAAGATGGAGAAGCAGTAAATGAGAAAGAAGTTTATAAAGTCATCAAAAATCGTTTTGATAATGCGCCTAATGAAATTGAATCTAAGTTAGAAGAAATTATACAATTTATTAAATACTATCAGCGATTAAAATTTTATCATAAAGAATCAGAAGGTAAGCTACGTTATTGGTTCGAGCAGTTAATGCGTTTGGACTTCACAACTTGCCATATTTTCTTGCTTAACGTTTATCACGAGTATGAGGAGGAAAAACTTTCTCTTGAACAGTTTGAAACTATTTTGCGTTACTTAGAGTCTTATTTTGTGCGACGTTGGTTTGCTGATGTTTCTACAAAAAGCTTGGGTAAGGTATTCAATAATTTATACAAAGAAGTTCAAGCAGCAAATCCTGATGACTTGGTAAAGGGACTACAGACAGTTCTGTGCGGATATGAAAAAGAGAAAATTTGGCCTTCAGATGAGGATTTTCGTAAAAAAATTATTACTAAGTCTTTGTATAGTTCAAAGAATTCTGATCGAATTAAATTAATTTTGGAAAGTTTAAATTCTACGCTTAGTAAAGAAAAAGTAGATCCTGACAATCTAACGATTGAACACATTATGCCTCAAACATTAACCCCTGAATGGGAAAAGATGCTAGGTAACAATTGTAGCCAAGTAAAAAAAGAATTATTACATACTTTGGGAAATCTTACGCTAACAGCATACAATACACAACTTAGCAATAGCTCCTTTACTGTCAAAAAAACGTGGTATCGAACATCTAATGTTTCCCTTAATAAATATTTTGAAGATATAGTAGATTGGAACGCTGATGAAATTAAAGCTCGTGCTGACAAATTAGCTGATATAGCAATTAAAGTTTGGCCTCGATAG